The following coding sequences lie in one Deltaproteobacteria bacterium genomic window:
- a CDS encoding bifunctional phosphoribosyl-AMP cyclohydrolase/phosphoribosyl-ATP diphosphatase HisIE — protein sequence MDDDAALLWQQTKPDAHGLVTAVVQHVDTGVVLMVGAMNREALALTLSRGRVTFFSRSRQTLWEKGETSGNALLLHDLRVDCDGDAVLVRARPLGPTCHTGASSCFFRAWRPPQLERDDGPAPGGPRERVFEVVLARKAGLGMTQAQGKSYVRDLLAGGATRIAAKIREEADELARALEGESDDRVVAEAADLEFHAMVALALRDLGPDAVAAVLASRMGVSGIDEKSSRPGR from the coding sequence ATGGACGACGACGCCGCGCTGCTGTGGCAGCAAACCAAGCCCGACGCCCACGGACTCGTGACCGCGGTGGTGCAGCACGTCGACACCGGCGTGGTGCTCATGGTCGGCGCGATGAACCGTGAGGCGCTCGCGCTGACGCTGTCGCGCGGACGCGTGACGTTCTTCAGCCGCAGCCGGCAGACGCTGTGGGAGAAGGGCGAGACCAGCGGCAACGCGCTGCTGCTGCATGACCTCCGTGTCGACTGCGACGGCGACGCGGTGCTGGTGCGCGCGCGACCCCTGGGCCCGACTTGCCACACCGGCGCGAGCAGCTGCTTCTTCCGCGCATGGCGGCCCCCCCAGCTCGAGCGCGACGACGGCCCCGCACCTGGGGGTCCACGCGAGCGCGTCTTCGAGGTCGTGCTCGCGCGCAAGGCCGGCCTCGGCATGACCCAGGCCCAGGGCAAGAGCTACGTGCGTGACCTGCTCGCCGGCGGAGCCACCCGCATCGCCGCCAAGATCCGCGAGGAGGCCGACGAGCTGGCCCGCGCGCTCGAGGGTGAGAGCGACGACCGCGTGGTGGCCGAGGCCGCCGACCTCGAGTTCCACGCGATGGTCGCTCTGGCGCTGCGGGACCTCGGGCCCGACGCGGTCGCGGCGGTGCTGGCGTCACGCATGGGCGTGAGCGGCATCGACGAGAAGTCCTCGCGCCCCGGCCGCTGA
- a CDS encoding glycerol-3-phosphate acyltransferase: MLRPKAVASLQHSVAFWVAVAYFVAAIPTGVVVARLRGVDLRAAGSGNIGATNAGRVLGTKLGMLVLVLDTFKAATPVWLAARDAALGGGPGAQLGLACVGFAAVIGHIFPIYLGFKGGKGVACALGVFLALDPPVALAAVVMYGQSVWLSRVSAFGSLTAVTSITLSLWIADRPGPHQLLALATAVIIWIRHTSNIRGMLAQARERKRSGAGSHDDG; this comes from the coding sequence ATGCTGCGGCCGAAAGCGGTGGCCTCGCTGCAGCACAGCGTAGCGTTCTGGGTCGCGGTGGCGTACTTCGTCGCGGCGATTCCCACCGGCGTGGTGGTCGCGCGCCTGCGCGGCGTGGACCTGCGCGCCGCCGGCTCCGGCAACATCGGCGCCACCAATGCCGGCCGCGTGCTCGGCACCAAGCTCGGCATGCTGGTGCTCGTGCTCGACACCTTCAAGGCCGCCACGCCGGTGTGGCTCGCGGCCCGCGACGCGGCCCTGGGCGGTGGCCCTGGGGCGCAGCTGGGCCTGGCGTGCGTCGGCTTTGCCGCGGTGATCGGCCACATCTTTCCGATCTACCTCGGCTTCAAGGGTGGCAAGGGTGTGGCCTGTGCGCTGGGCGTGTTCCTCGCGCTCGACCCCCCGGTCGCGCTGGCGGCGGTGGTGATGTACGGGCAGTCGGTGTGGCTCTCGCGTGTGAGCGCGTTCGGCTCGCTGACCGCGGTCACCTCGATCACGCTGTCGCTGTGGATTGCGGATCGTCCGGGCCCCCATCAGCTGCTCGCGCTCGCGACCGCGGTCATCATCTGGATCCGGCACACCAGCAACATCCGCGGGATGCTGGCCCAGGCCCGCGAGCGCAAGCGCTCCGGCGCCGGCTCCCACGACGACGGTTGA
- a CDS encoding RNA-binding protein, which yields MRDRLHTLYVGGLPPAMDSAALGALFESFGQLAAARVVMRPSTNTCRGFGYVTFLTAQAAELARRALDGQSIAGLRLRVAPAP from the coding sequence GTGCGCGATCGTCTGCACACGCTCTACGTCGGTGGCCTGCCGCCCGCGATGGACTCGGCGGCGCTCGGCGCCCTGTTCGAGAGCTTCGGCCAACTCGCAGCGGCACGCGTGGTCATGCGGCCCTCGACCAACACCTGCCGCGGCTTCGGCTACGTCACGTTCCTGACCGCACAGGCCGCCGAGCTGGCCCGCCGTGCCCTCGACGGCCAGTCCATCGCCGGCCTCCGCCTGCGCGTGGCGCCGGCGCCCTGA
- a CDS encoding helix-turn-helix transcriptional regulator, which yields MSAPLVARPLADVRVLLVSLEVSEGLALAAVLAAAGANVVVTRSVQSARDAVASHPGAFSAALLDFAVPSPERVDLAASLRQRRRPCLHALFGDVRRARSLRDALRCGAIELIDREGNAASMVRAVARVVEASENLRTRCEQLGELRDEVTEREARTELPRAEPDPIAQAAREGRLSARELAVLRYMMAGYRYVDIAQAMGIAKTTVKMHTRNLRRKLGASTRWDVQRRLLAA from the coding sequence ATGTCAGCGCCGTTGGTCGCGCGTCCCTTGGCGGACGTGCGGGTGTTGTTGGTCAGCTTGGAGGTCAGCGAAGGACTCGCGCTCGCGGCGGTGTTGGCCGCGGCCGGGGCCAACGTGGTGGTCACGCGGTCGGTGCAGTCCGCACGGGATGCGGTGGCTTCGCATCCCGGCGCGTTCTCGGCCGCGCTGCTCGACTTCGCGGTGCCGTCACCCGAGCGCGTCGACCTGGCGGCGTCGCTCCGGCAGCGTCGGCGACCGTGTCTGCACGCGCTGTTCGGCGACGTGCGTCGCGCCCGTTCGTTGAGGGACGCGCTGCGGTGCGGTGCGATCGAGCTGATCGATCGCGAGGGCAATGCGGCGTCGATGGTGCGCGCCGTGGCGCGCGTCGTCGAGGCCAGTGAGAACCTGCGGACGCGCTGCGAGCAGCTCGGCGAGCTACGCGACGAGGTCACCGAGCGTGAGGCACGGACCGAGCTGCCGCGTGCCGAGCCCGATCCCATCGCGCAGGCCGCCCGCGAGGGCCGACTGTCGGCCCGCGAGCTCGCGGTGCTTCGCTACATGATGGCGGGGTATCGCTACGTCGACATCGCGCAGGCGATGGGCATCGCGAAGACCACGGTCAAGATGCACACCCGCAACCTGCGGCGGAAGCTGGGCGCGAGCACCCGCTGGGATGTCCAGCGGCGGTTGCTGGCGGCCTGA
- a CDS encoding DUF962 domain-containing protein, which produces MMSRRIESFEEFWPFYIGEHRVPICRGLHYFGTSMATSLALYATYAGAWWLIAVALVLGYGPAWVGHFFIENNKPASFKYPLWSLRADYRMLSFALRGKMAAEVTRLYGSPAPRRDAPLLVPR; this is translated from the coding sequence ATCATGTCGCGCCGCATCGAGAGCTTCGAAGAGTTCTGGCCCTTCTACATCGGTGAGCACCGCGTGCCGATCTGCCGCGGGCTGCACTACTTCGGCACCTCGATGGCCACGAGCCTCGCGCTGTACGCCACGTATGCGGGTGCGTGGTGGCTGATCGCGGTCGCGCTGGTGCTCGGCTACGGCCCGGCGTGGGTGGGCCACTTCTTCATCGAGAACAACAAGCCTGCGAGCTTCAAGTACCCACTGTGGTCGCTGCGGGCCGACTACCGCATGCTGTCGTTCGCGCTGCGGGGCAAGATGGCGGCCGAGGTCACACGGCTGTACGGCAGCCCGGCGCCGCGTCGCGACGCACCGCTGCTCGTGCCGCGCTGA
- a CDS encoding sigma-54-dependent Fis family transcriptional regulator, with product MKGRILVADDERNIRRTLRMVLEGEGAEVLEAASGDETLAMLASADPAVEVLVMDVRMPGMDGLQVLERLSHAGHGRPAIPVILISGHAGVEDAVKATRLGAFDFFEKPLDRDRVIVSVRNALRQHAADRQLQALRSRIRGELIGESPAMAALLAQLDKVGRTRARVLITGESGSGKELAARAIHDASDRREAAFVKVNCAAIAPELIESELFGHERGAFTGAMAQKLGLFEVADGGTIFLDEIGDMSAGAQAKVLRVLQSGELMRVGGSKLIHVDVRVLAATHRNLAELVAAGEFREDLFFRLNVVPIVVPPLRERAADLALLCRHFIDEACRENGLTNKRLSAEALAALAGYGWPGNVRELRNVIERMVILSDGDLDLDDVPAELRGAGAQGDDPSSLLGPLVDLNGDALPPGLSLRDFREAVERAFIAQRLRDLAWNVSKTAESLGIERTHLHKKMKLLGLQRGGT from the coding sequence CTGAAGGGCCGCATCCTCGTGGCCGACGACGAGCGCAACATTCGTCGCACGCTGCGGATGGTGCTCGAGGGCGAGGGTGCCGAGGTGCTCGAGGCCGCCAGCGGTGACGAGACCCTCGCGATGCTCGCGTCGGCCGATCCGGCCGTCGAGGTGCTGGTGATGGACGTGCGCATGCCGGGCATGGACGGCCTGCAGGTGCTCGAGCGGCTCTCACACGCCGGCCACGGCCGCCCGGCGATCCCGGTCATCCTCATCAGTGGTCACGCCGGCGTCGAGGATGCCGTCAAGGCGACCCGGCTGGGCGCGTTCGACTTCTTCGAGAAACCGCTCGATCGCGACCGCGTCATCGTCAGCGTCCGCAACGCGCTGCGCCAGCACGCCGCCGATCGCCAGCTACAGGCGCTGCGCTCGCGGATCCGCGGCGAGCTGATCGGCGAGAGCCCCGCGATGGCCGCGCTGCTCGCCCAGCTCGACAAGGTCGGTCGGACCCGCGCGCGGGTGCTCATCACCGGCGAGAGCGGCAGCGGCAAGGAGCTGGCAGCGCGGGCGATCCACGACGCCAGCGATCGGCGCGAGGCCGCGTTCGTGAAGGTCAACTGCGCCGCGATCGCGCCCGAGCTGATCGAGAGCGAGCTGTTCGGCCACGAGCGCGGCGCCTTCACGGGTGCGATGGCGCAGAAGCTGGGGCTGTTCGAGGTCGCCGACGGCGGCACGATCTTCCTCGACGAGATCGGTGACATGTCCGCGGGCGCGCAGGCCAAGGTCCTGCGGGTGCTGCAGAGCGGCGAGCTGATGCGTGTCGGCGGCAGCAAGCTGATCCACGTCGACGTGCGGGTGCTGGCGGCGACCCATCGCAACCTCGCCGAGCTGGTCGCCGCCGGCGAGTTCCGCGAGGACCTGTTCTTCCGCCTCAACGTGGTACCGATCGTGGTGCCGCCGCTGCGGGAGCGCGCAGCCGACCTCGCGCTGCTGTGCCGGCACTTCATCGACGAGGCCTGCCGCGAGAACGGCCTCACCAACAAGCGGCTCTCGGCCGAAGCGCTGGCGGCGCTCGCGGGCTACGGCTGGCCAGGAAATGTCCGAGAACTTCGCAACGTGATCGAGCGGATGGTAATCCTCTCGGACGGCGACCTCGATCTCGACGACGTGCCAGCCGAGCTCCGCGGAGCTGGTGCCCAGGGCGACGACCCCAGCTCCCTGCTGGGGCCGCTGGTCGATCTGAACGGCGACGCGCTGCCCCCCGGGCTGTCGCTGCGAGACTTCCGCGAGGCCGTCGAGCGGGCGTTCATCGCCCAACGACTGCGCGATTTGGCATGGAACGTCTCGAAGACCGCGGAGTCGCTCGGCATCGAGCGCACCCACCTGCACAAGAAGATGAAGCTGCTCGGCCTGCAGCGCGGCGGCACCTGA
- the hisS gene encoding histidine--tRNA ligase: protein MAISTKPPSGMRDYLPADLARRNHVVGIVREVYQRYGFVPLETPAIENLEILLGKYGEDEKLVYRLLHRGEVLQRALAEPASLSADALSDQALRYDLTVPLARVVAQYGELPKYFKRYQIQPVWRADRPGKGRFREFYQCDVDITGTESQLAEAEVCAAACDVLDRLGFDDYTLCVNHRALLRGVIRAAGIDPAQEGTALQAVDKLAKIGRDAVIAELVERGIAAQAGARLIELIDRPADEADAARFDATAIALADDEARAALSGLRELFALLAVTSAGRRARFDPSLARGLGYYTGPIFEIQVADLAGSLAGGGRYDELVGIFGKRRVPAVGLSLGLERILVVMGERGMYPPLAIGPELMLCWLDVEPAEVLAVAAKLRAQGLRVEVFPEAAKLGRQLQYADAPGVGARWCGILGKDELARGELTLKHLASGDQTAVAVDRVAAHLTSS from the coding sequence ATGGCCATCAGCACCAAGCCGCCCTCGGGCATGCGCGACTACCTTCCCGCCGACCTGGCGCGTCGCAACCATGTGGTCGGGATCGTGCGCGAGGTCTACCAACGCTACGGCTTCGTGCCGCTGGAGACCCCGGCGATCGAGAACCTCGAGATCCTGCTGGGCAAGTACGGCGAGGACGAGAAGCTGGTCTATCGCCTGCTGCACCGCGGCGAGGTGCTGCAGCGTGCGCTCGCCGAGCCCGCGTCGTTGTCGGCGGATGCGCTGTCGGATCAGGCGCTGCGCTACGACCTCACGGTGCCGCTGGCCCGCGTGGTCGCGCAGTACGGCGAGCTGCCGAAGTACTTCAAGCGCTACCAGATCCAGCCGGTGTGGCGCGCCGATCGTCCGGGCAAGGGCCGCTTCCGCGAGTTCTACCAGTGCGATGTCGACATCACCGGCACCGAGAGCCAGCTCGCCGAGGCCGAGGTCTGCGCGGCGGCGTGCGACGTGCTCGATCGGCTCGGCTTCGACGACTACACCCTGTGTGTGAACCACCGCGCGCTGCTGCGCGGCGTGATCCGGGCCGCCGGCATCGACCCTGCCCAGGAGGGCACTGCGCTGCAGGCGGTCGACAAGCTGGCGAAGATCGGCCGCGACGCGGTGATCGCCGAGCTGGTCGAGCGCGGCATCGCGGCGCAGGCCGGTGCGCGCCTGATCGAGCTCATCGATCGACCGGCCGACGAGGCCGACGCGGCACGCTTCGACGCCACCGCGATCGCCCTGGCCGACGACGAGGCCCGCGCGGCGCTCTCGGGCCTGCGCGAGCTGTTCGCGCTGCTGGCCGTGACCTCGGCGGGCCGTCGCGCGCGCTTCGATCCTTCACTCGCGCGCGGACTCGGCTACTACACCGGGCCAATCTTCGAGATCCAGGTGGCCGATCTCGCGGGCAGCTTGGCGGGCGGTGGCCGCTACGACGAGCTGGTCGGCATCTTCGGCAAGCGACGCGTGCCGGCGGTCGGGCTCTCGCTCGGTCTCGAGCGCATCTTGGTGGTCATGGGCGAGCGCGGCATGTATCCGCCGCTCGCGATCGGCCCCGAGCTCATGCTGTGCTGGCTCGACGTCGAACCGGCCGAAGTGCTCGCGGTGGCGGCGAAGCTGCGCGCCCAGGGCCTGCGCGTCGAGGTGTTCCCCGAGGCGGCGAAGCTGGGGCGGCAGCTGCAGTACGCCGACGCGCCCGGCGTCGGCGCGCGGTGGTGCGGCATCCTCGGCAAGGACGAGCTCGCGCGCGGCGAGCTCACCCTCAAGCACCTCGCCAGCGGCGATCAGACCGCGGTCGCGGTCGATCGCGTGGCGGCGCACCTCACTTCTTCTTGA
- a CDS encoding M20/M25/M40 family metallo-hydrolase, with protein MSRRFARIAAILWPALAALACGPRPVTTVPTTPAATPAEIASTPTTPKVAKVSDDPIVQRIVELGTNDSRVDEYLQHLTKVVGPRLTGSHALMEAERWTRSKFASFGLDARIERWGEVPVGFDRGPWSGGMVAPVAAPYVFTTRAWSPGVFGPVRGPAVAYPESAKQVTAEPKRFAGAWVVVPERKPEARPNEAVTKAIDAALHGAGVAGFVERARDPAKLLVHTSGSYEVDWAALPADPRVILRGDQHDDLTARMAKGEGVELEFSIDNRFFRGPVPQHNVVADLVGSELPDELVIVGGHLDSWDGAEGAVDNGTGCSTTLEAARLLVAAGAKPKRTIRFMLWSGEEQGLLGSKAYVDAHPELVERTQIVLVHDGGTNFLSGLEVTPEMAKDMQEVFAPVMKLDDAMPFGLWYADSLRKGGSDHSPFIDKGIPGFFWRQSGRADYDHSHHTQFDTLDFAIPEYQKHSAMVVAIAALGFANLDHRLDRTDSASLPRRELGVEFDGTRAKSLTKGGRAATAGMRIGDEVLEVDGKAGSRWELFRAIHGPGQRKKVTVLRKGKRVELSFDFTGDPVDAERDARRDRRKQRFGELDYDKPFAGREWVAPPKAGAAAKP; from the coding sequence ATGTCGAGACGCTTCGCTCGCATCGCCGCAATCCTCTGGCCTGCTCTTGCGGCGCTGGCCTGCGGGCCCCGGCCCGTCACGACCGTGCCGACGACGCCCGCGGCGACGCCCGCCGAGATCGCGTCGACCCCGACGACGCCGAAGGTCGCGAAGGTCTCCGACGATCCGATCGTCCAGCGCATCGTCGAGCTCGGTACCAACGACAGCCGCGTCGACGAGTACCTGCAGCATCTGACCAAGGTCGTCGGTCCGCGCCTCACGGGCTCGCACGCGCTGATGGAGGCCGAGCGGTGGACGCGATCGAAGTTCGCCTCGTTCGGCCTCGACGCCCGCATCGAACGCTGGGGCGAGGTGCCGGTCGGCTTCGACCGCGGGCCGTGGTCGGGGGGCATGGTCGCGCCGGTCGCGGCGCCCTACGTGTTCACCACCCGCGCGTGGAGCCCGGGCGTGTTCGGGCCCGTGCGCGGGCCGGCGGTCGCGTACCCCGAGAGCGCCAAGCAGGTCACCGCCGAGCCGAAGCGCTTCGCGGGGGCGTGGGTGGTGGTGCCCGAGCGCAAGCCCGAGGCGCGCCCGAACGAGGCCGTCACCAAGGCCATCGACGCTGCGCTGCACGGCGCGGGCGTGGCGGGCTTCGTCGAGCGCGCGCGTGATCCCGCGAAGCTGTTGGTGCACACCAGCGGCAGCTACGAGGTCGACTGGGCGGCGCTGCCGGCCGACCCACGCGTGATCCTGCGTGGTGATCAACACGACGACCTCACCGCGCGCATGGCCAAGGGCGAGGGCGTCGAGCTCGAGTTCTCGATCGACAACCGCTTCTTCCGCGGCCCGGTGCCGCAGCACAACGTCGTCGCCGATCTGGTCGGTAGCGAGCTGCCCGACGAGCTCGTGATCGTCGGCGGACACCTCGATTCGTGGGACGGCGCCGAGGGGGCGGTCGACAACGGCACCGGCTGCTCGACCACGCTCGAGGCCGCGCGGCTGCTGGTCGCTGCCGGGGCCAAGCCCAAGCGGACCATTCGCTTCATGCTGTGGAGCGGCGAGGAGCAGGGGCTGCTGGGCTCGAAGGCCTACGTCGACGCGCACCCCGAGCTGGTCGAGCGCACGCAGATCGTGCTCGTGCACGACGGCGGCACCAACTTCCTCTCGGGGCTCGAGGTCACGCCGGAGATGGCCAAGGACATGCAGGAGGTCTTCGCGCCGGTGATGAAGCTGGACGACGCGATGCCGTTCGGGCTGTGGTACGCCGACAGCCTACGCAAGGGTGGCAGCGATCACTCGCCGTTCATCGACAAGGGCATCCCGGGCTTCTTCTGGCGGCAGTCGGGTCGCGCCGACTACGACCACTCGCACCACACCCAGTTCGACACCCTGGACTTCGCGATCCCCGAGTACCAGAAGCACTCGGCCATGGTCGTCGCGATCGCAGCGCTCGGCTTCGCCAACCTCGATCATCGCCTCGATCGCACCGACAGCGCCTCGTTGCCCCGCCGGGAGCTCGGGGTCGAGTTCGACGGCACCCGCGCCAAGAGCCTCACCAAGGGCGGTCGCGCGGCCACGGCCGGCATGCGCATCGGCGACGAGGTGCTCGAGGTCGACGGCAAGGCCGGCTCGCGCTGGGAGCTGTTCCGCGCGATCCATGGGCCCGGGCAGCGCAAGAAGGTCACCGTGCTGCGCAAGGGCAAGCGCGTCGAGCTGTCCTTCGACTTCACCGGCGATCCCGTCGATGCCGAGCGTGACGCAAGGCGGGATCGTCGCAAGCAGCGCTTCGGCGAGCTCGACTACGACAAGCCGTTCGCCGGTCGCGAATGGGTCGCGCCGCCGAAGGCCGGCGCTGCAGCGAAGCCTTGA
- a CDS encoding AraC family transcriptional regulator: MSDPRSGRRIDVARRAPCPALAGWVALLWTTRWDLQGQAPHVAEMITDPTVNLVIERGASRLVGLQRRRFVRRLDGRGCMFGTRLRVGAIAALVPGDARQWTDRVVALRDVLSIDVDALELELEHAADDDAAFDALEQAWSGLAPTPTDEARMVESIVQRIAADGAIVRVQQLEATWDLEARVLQRLFARHVGATPKWVIRRARLQEAAARLASADPPPLAELAAVLAYADQAHFARDFKATIGVTPRAYVQRHRGG; the protein is encoded by the coding sequence GTGTCGGACCCCCGCAGCGGGCGACGCATCGACGTCGCACGCCGCGCGCCGTGCCCCGCGCTCGCCGGCTGGGTCGCGCTGCTGTGGACCACGCGGTGGGACTTGCAGGGCCAGGCGCCGCACGTCGCCGAGATGATCACGGACCCGACCGTGAACCTGGTGATCGAGCGCGGTGCCTCGCGGCTGGTCGGGCTGCAGCGGCGTCGCTTCGTGCGACGGCTCGACGGGCGGGGCTGCATGTTCGGGACCCGCCTGCGCGTCGGCGCCATCGCGGCGCTGGTGCCCGGCGATGCGCGACAGTGGACCGACCGGGTCGTTGCGCTGCGCGACGTGCTGTCGATCGATGTCGACGCGCTCGAGCTCGAGCTCGAGCATGCGGCCGATGACGACGCGGCCTTCGACGCCCTCGAGCAGGCGTGGTCGGGTCTCGCGCCCACGCCGACCGACGAGGCGCGCATGGTCGAGTCGATCGTGCAGCGCATCGCAGCCGATGGCGCGATCGTGCGGGTGCAGCAGCTCGAGGCGACGTGGGACCTCGAAGCCCGCGTGCTCCAGCGGCTCTTCGCCCGCCACGTCGGCGCGACGCCCAAGTGGGTGATCCGCCGCGCGCGGCTGCAGGAGGCCGCCGCGCGCCTGGCCAGCGCCGACCCACCACCGCTCGCCGAGCTCGCGGCCGTGCTCGCCTATGCCGACCAGGCCCACTTCGCGCGCGACTTCAAGGCGACCATCGGCGTCACGCCGCGCGCCTACGTGCAGCGTCATCGCGGCGGCTGA
- a CDS encoding cupin domain-containing protein gives MNDITIKHIDAIPAYEGEHAIPGIQFRFAAKALGVTAWGMNIGVVAPGVTAWPEHDHHGDGQEEVYFIVAGSAVLVVGDARTPLPTGTFVRVPPQVRRTLHAGPEGMTVLAIGGTPGQPYTPQFG, from the coding sequence ATGAACGACATCACCATCAAGCACATCGACGCGATCCCGGCCTACGAGGGCGAGCACGCCATCCCCGGCATCCAGTTCCGCTTCGCCGCCAAGGCCCTGGGCGTGACGGCGTGGGGCATGAACATCGGCGTGGTCGCCCCCGGCGTGACCGCGTGGCCGGAACACGACCACCACGGCGACGGCCAAGAAGAGGTCTACTTCATCGTCGCAGGCAGCGCGGTGCTGGTCGTCGGTGACGCACGCACGCCGCTTCCCACCGGCACCTTCGTGCGCGTGCCCCCGCAGGTGCGCCGGACCCTGCACGCAGGGCCCGAGGGCATGACCGTGCTCGCGATCGGTGGCACACCCGGCCAACCGTACACGCCGCAGTTCGGCTGA
- a CDS encoding Rieske 2Fe-2S domain-containing protein — translation MASDPTLTRRRFSIAAGAAGASACVGCTANDGNLDVLSQDLEVKLSDHPQLANVDSSVMIDAGLTHPIAVTRLDAETFEVTGTECSHEHCGVQRNGDGWACPCHGARFALDGARRSGPAPVGLTSYDWMLDGDVLTVLAP, via the coding sequence ATGGCATCAGATCCTACGTTGACGCGTCGTCGCTTCTCCATCGCCGCCGGTGCAGCCGGGGCCTCCGCGTGTGTCGGCTGCACGGCCAACGACGGCAACCTCGACGTCCTCTCGCAGGACCTCGAGGTCAAGCTCTCGGACCACCCGCAGCTCGCCAACGTCGACAGCTCGGTGATGATCGATGCCGGGCTCACGCACCCCATCGCGGTCACACGCCTCGACGCCGAGACGTTCGAGGTCACCGGCACCGAGTGCAGCCACGAGCACTGTGGCGTGCAGCGCAACGGTGACGGCTGGGCCTGCCCCTGCCACGGCGCCCGCTTCGCGCTCGACGGTGCGCGTCGCAGCGGGCCGGCGCCGGTGGGCCTGACGTCCTACGACTGGATGCTCGACGGCGACGTGCTCACGGTCCTCGCGCCGTGA